In a genomic window of Flavobacterium lipolyticum:
- a CDS encoding homogentisate 1,2-dioxygenase, which produces MPLYHKLGDFPQKRHTQFEKPNGGFYYEQLFGTEGFHGHSSLSYHVHRPTQVKEILNSYSVEPKIAIGKNIKSLLFKGFELKPENDFLDSRKAMMVNKDCIIGLAAPKESLRNYFYKNADADEMLFIHKGKGKLRTMLGNIPFEYGDYLIIPRGIIYQIEFETEENRLFYVESYSPFYTPKRYKNQSGQHLEHSPFCERDFILPNELETHDEKGDFLIKIKKEGMIHEVVYATHPFDVVGWDGYNFPYGFSIHNFEPITGRVHQPPPVHQTFETATFVVCSFCPRLYDYHPKAIPAPYNHSNIDSDEVLYYVDGDFMSRNNIEQGHITLHPKGIPHGPAPGAMERSIGHTETQELAVMVDTFRPLMVTEEAMGLDDGQYYKSWCE; this is translated from the coding sequence ATGCCATTATATCACAAACTTGGAGACTTCCCTCAAAAGAGACACACACAATTCGAAAAACCTAACGGAGGTTTTTACTACGAACAGTTATTCGGAACTGAAGGTTTTCACGGACACTCGTCATTATCTTATCATGTTCACAGACCAACTCAGGTAAAAGAAATTTTAAATTCCTATTCCGTTGAGCCAAAAATTGCCATCGGAAAAAATATAAAATCGTTACTTTTTAAAGGTTTTGAATTAAAACCTGAAAATGACTTTTTGGACAGCCGTAAAGCGATGATGGTTAATAAAGACTGTATCATTGGACTGGCTGCTCCTAAAGAATCACTTCGAAATTATTTCTACAAAAATGCCGATGCTGATGAAATGCTTTTCATCCATAAAGGAAAAGGAAAATTAAGAACCATGTTAGGTAACATTCCGTTTGAATATGGTGATTACTTAATTATTCCACGAGGCATTATTTACCAAATCGAATTCGAGACGGAAGAAAACCGACTTTTTTATGTCGAATCCTACTCCCCTTTTTATACCCCAAAACGTTACAAAAACCAATCGGGACAGCATTTAGAGCACTCGCCATTTTGCGAACGCGACTTTATTTTGCCAAACGAACTGGAAACACATGACGAAAAAGGCGATTTTTTAATTAAAATCAAAAAAGAGGGCATGATTCATGAAGTGGTTTATGCGACACATCCATTTGATGTTGTGGGTTGGGACGGTTACAATTTCCCATACGGATTCTCGATTCATAATTTTGAACCTATAACGGGACGTGTTCACCAACCGCCTCCGGTACACCAAACATTCGAAACGGCTACTTTTGTTGTTTGCTCTTTCTGCCCAAGACTTTACGATTATCATCCGAAAGCAATTCCGGCACCTTACAATCACAGCAATATAGATTCTGATGAAGTTCTATATTATGTAGACGGTGACTTCATGAGCCGTAACAACATTGAGCAGGGTCATATCACTTTACACCCAAAAGGAATCCCACACGGTCCTGCGCCAGGCGCGATGGAACGTAGCATTGGTCACACAGAAACACAGGAATTAGCCGTTATGGTTGATACTTTCCGCCCACTTATGGTTACAGAAGAAGCCATGGGTCTTGACGACGGTCAGTATTATAAATCCTGGTGTGAGTAA
- a CDS encoding four helix bundle protein, producing MTFNDKYKDNVLLTKTFHFALNIIDFTSELQEQKKFVIANQLLKSGTSIGANSKEAQNAESKADFIHKLKIAIKEADETEYWLFLCEAHKDYPNCKNLLNDLSEILKILNKIISTSKMK from the coding sequence ATGACTTTCAATGACAAGTACAAAGACAATGTTCTTTTAACAAAAACATTCCATTTCGCCCTAAACATAATTGATTTCACGAGTGAACTTCAGGAACAAAAGAAATTTGTAATCGCCAATCAATTATTAAAAAGCGGAACATCAATTGGAGCGAACTCAAAAGAAGCACAAAACGCAGAAAGCAAGGCCGATTTTATTCATAAATTAAAAATTGCGATCAAAGAAGCTGACGAAACTGAGTATTGGTTGTTTTTATGCGAAGCACATAAGGACTATCCAAATTGTAAAAATCTTTTAAACGATTTATCAGAAATTCTAAAAATTCTAAACAAAATAATATCAACATCAAAAATGAAATAA